GACTTTAAGAAGGCAACAGTAAAACAAACAGTGTATAGTTGTACGTTTTATTATCAGTGAAGCCAAAGTACAGTCAATTATTTGTTATGAGAATAATCATTAACTCAAATAAAGTTGAATAAAACAGCCCTTCAATGCTATCATGAACTCTATTCAGTTCAGGTTAAGTCTCGTTTACAAAGGGGTTGttgatttgtattgtttaagtgGCAGGTGTTTCTTATATTTTGTCCACCCAATTTAACCCAGATGCATCTATGATGTtgcacaattaaaaaaaaaaaaacattgttcaGTGTATAGCATTGCAAATCTCCGTTAtgttgaatatatatatactccaagaaaatacaatttaaaaactgaacattataatgttaaaaatgtttaacGACTGGAGCTATTATAACATGTTCTTGATAATTGTATACAACTTTAAAAAAGCAAAAGTGAAACAAAAAGATTAAAGTTGTACAGTTTTATTATCAGTAAAGCCAGACAACAGTCAGCTCAATTTTACGACATTAATCATTAACTGTCATTATTAATCTTTGCTGTATTTGATGTTAACAGGATGTGGTTTTGGCATATCCTGTTAACATCAAATACAGTGTGACAACTCCAGTAGACGAGACAGCCCAGCCATCATTATATGTCTTTTTGGTAGACCTAGCTAAAATGAATATAGTCTTTTTACAAAAGCACTAAACCAAATACTCATCCATCAATAATATCGATTTTATGTTAGGGATGTTTTGCGGAGGTGCTGTATTTGTTGGGCAGTTGagttgtatttttatactggcAGGTGTTTCTTATATTTTGTCCACCCAATGTATTAATGAATGACGTTGCACTTAGTATAAGGAACACTCGGTGTATAGTATCCAAAATGACCACGAAGTTAAAGCTACATTTCAATAACGCTTATAATGGTCATTAAGGTATGACTTTATTGCAGAACTTGTATTAGATTGCAACGGTTTACTTGGTGTAACTAATAAACTACCTCTATGAAAGCAGATCTATGCATACTGATTCACTGAAGTCAGATAATGGCttacaagtaaaaaaaacagctGCCTTTAGCTCACAAAGTCTAAGCTACATATCTGTAGGGTGGGTTATGGAGGTGGCACTTTTGGCCTCTGTTCTTTAGCAGCCTTTCCCATCTTTCTCCACCTGTCACGCAGCCATTGAAGGCAACGAGCACTCTAAGCTAATGGAACAATGGCTGCTTGACCCCACCCCGCAGCAGTGGAGCAATTCATGCACCTGTAGCTGTGCTGCGTGACAAAGAAGCCTGATCAGCTCAACCCTCCTCTGTATTTTTATAATTAATTAAGTAATTTTGTTTTAACTGCAAAGCCAGGTTTTTAAACATTATCTTTCAGTAATTATTTTCTAAATCGTTGCATGCATAATTGACTGTCTTTTATTTAATAGCATGCACGGAGAACCTTACAGAGACTGATGCCTTCATCAGAAGGTAAACtgatttctttttctttgtgCGGGATTTTCACGCCTCCCCACTGTACTCCACCTAATGTAGTTTGTGTTCATTATGAAACAGCTCTTTGGCTTTGGATCCTGCAGAGGAATACAAGATGGACCACAAACAACGAGGCCTTGCCCTGATCTTTAACCAGGAGCGCTTCTTCTGGCGCCTGGGGTTAAACGACAGGCATGGAACCAACGCCGATCGCTACAACCTGGAGAGAAGGTATCACATGACAGCCGGCTGCTGGAGAGGGAACACTGTATTCTGCTCTGTGctttaaaaaacatgtctgtACTTGTTCTGCAACTTATGAGACTTTTCTTCATCTCTCTTCAAGACTGAACGATCTTAACTTCGAAGTGAGGGCTTATGATAACTACAAACAAGTGGAAGTCTACGATAAGATCAGTGAAGGTAAGACATGTATGGTCACCTATGACACGCACATTATCAAATGTGTATCCAGGCAGCAGCACAGTATCATTACTGACATTTCATTTCTTATGAGCTTCCTTGTTGTCCTTTTTATCTGCAAAGTCCAGACCAAACACGGGCGTCTTTTACTTGTTCATTgaggattttaacaaatgtatcTGATGTCTCACCAGCCGCTGAGGAAAACCATTCAGACGTAGACTGCTTTTTGCTTGTCTTCCTGAGCCATGGTGAAAATGATCACGTTTACACCTTCGACGGAAAGATCAGCATTCAGGATATCACCGCCATGTTCAAAGGAGACAAGTGCAAGAGCCTTGTGGGAAAGCCAAAGGTTTTCATACTACAGGTACGTGCAAACAAACACAAAGGACAGTAGTTCTTAAAGATGCATTGAAGGTTAACGTGGCTGTGTCCGTCACTAGGCATGCCGTGGAGATAAGCACGACGATCCAGTGACGGCCTGCGACGCGGTGGACAGCGAGCTGAAGACCAACGAGGTGGTGGTAGACGCCAGCGCCGTGCACACACTGCCAGCCGGGGCAGATTTCATCATGTGCTACTCCGTGGCTGAAGGTGAGGGATGTTTTTGAAACTCTTAATCTGCTCTTGTCTCAACCTAATTCACATTAGGTATGCAAATGTCTTGAGAATGGTCTTACCACATACCAAAGCAGAAGTGAAACAAGAAGTTGAAGACTACATTGTAAATAAATCATATTTGTTTTACGAGGCCAAAGTACAGTTGACTCAACACAACTGTACATCATCAGGATATTGGTTTCCCATGAATCCTGTCCTGCTTTGTCATTCAGAAACTGATGAGTTGAACTAGCCATGTGGCCATTTTTTTTAACTCAAGTATTGAGAATCAAGGATGACTAACATTCATTAAAAACTTAAACTGTAGGTGTTGAACAGGAATTCTACTTGAGTGAATTATGTAAGACATTAATCCGGTGGCCCTGAGAGCTCATCAAACTGCAAAGTAAGAAAACATATGCAAATAGATAAAACATTCTTATCAATTTAAAACACATGGCCAGATTTGAGAAAAAAAACGATTGAGGACAcaagaaaaaaacacaaacacactgcaAACAAATATTGTTGTATAATCTTAAATGTAGGGAggacattttttattatttttacaaTGTGATCATGATATTTTGCAAATATCTATTCTTAACTTAAAATAGGTCTTCTGCTCATTTAAGTCATCCTGAGATTTACACGTGATTAATTTAAATGCTATGTGAGCTGGCTTTAGTCTCTTTCAAGGTTGTCACAACATATATTTCCTACTGTTCAATTATTTTAAAACAAGTAAAAAAGAGAAGCATTTTC
Above is a window of Pseudochaenichthys georgianus chromosome 1, fPseGeo1.2, whole genome shotgun sequence DNA encoding:
- the LOC117449372 gene encoding caspase-6-like; translation: MSNTAQDASGGSVAKCNQTATDRPRACTENLTETDAFIRSSLALDPAEEYKMDHKQRGLALIFNQERFFWRLGLNDRHGTNADRYNLERRLNDLNFEVRAYDNYKQVEVYDKISEAAEENHSDVDCFLLVFLSHGENDHVYTFDGKISIQDITAMFKGDKCKSLVGKPKVFILQACRGDKHDDPVTACDAVDSELKTNEVVVDASAVHTLPAGADFIMCYSVAEGYYSHRETVNGSWYVQDLCELLQKYGNTLEFTELLTLVNRKVSMRSVGNSNDRNAIGKKQVPCFASMLTKKLYLRSKQ